A single window of Chitinophagales bacterium DNA harbors:
- a CDS encoding tetratricopeptide repeat protein — protein sequence MSKDNFHHDLNSKEVRQLVIQFESMLKNNENCFFEQLSFQQIIDFYEEQLEYEKAVEVVDIALNQHPYSAMFLVKKAQFLYEAKSCDEAIELLDTAEVLAPNEIEAILLRAEIYSYLGNANEAVELLEGAMPMGDEDEKIDILLSLTEIHENNDDEKEAFETLLRALDIDPTNENILHKMDFCVEMLGNYEESIDIHKRIIDIDPYCYLAWYNLANAYYSVQLYEKAVEAYEFVTVINDKYDLAYRDCGDAYFEMEQYDKAKEQFLEALNLEKEQDDELFYNIGICAYQLKDYTEAIEYFKRVIEVVPSHSDAYFQIGECHRELEQWDDAFASYNQAVKFALSKDEYLVAIAELYYDLENYDMAVVTYREAIDINPNDINYWIGWSRAFFALELFEEALQIAEIAQKDVESEDDSELLMMIATCLFALGKKKLATTYFIEAIQLNYESYELCFDLMPKLQENSEILALLELYREE from the coding sequence ATGTCTAAAGACAATTTTCATCACGACTTAAACAGCAAGGAAGTTCGACAATTGGTTATCCAGTTTGAATCCATGCTCAAAAACAATGAAAACTGTTTTTTTGAACAACTTAGTTTTCAGCAAATTATTGACTTTTATGAAGAACAGCTTGAATATGAAAAAGCCGTTGAGGTAGTCGACATAGCATTGAATCAACATCCTTATTCTGCCATGTTTTTGGTCAAAAAGGCACAGTTTTTATACGAAGCAAAGTCGTGTGATGAGGCGATTGAGCTTTTAGATACGGCTGAAGTATTGGCTCCAAATGAAATTGAAGCGATACTGCTACGTGCAGAAATTTACAGCTATTTGGGAAATGCCAATGAGGCAGTCGAGTTGTTGGAAGGAGCAATGCCTATGGGAGATGAGGACGAAAAGATAGACATTTTGTTGTCTTTGACTGAGATTCACGAAAACAACGATGATGAGAAAGAGGCATTTGAGACCCTCCTACGTGCTTTAGATATAGATCCTACCAATGAAAACATTTTACACAAAATGGATTTTTGTGTAGAAATGCTGGGCAACTATGAAGAAAGCATTGATATTCACAAACGTATCATTGATATAGATCCTTACTGTTATTTGGCTTGGTATAATTTGGCAAATGCTTACTATTCAGTACAACTCTACGAAAAGGCTGTAGAGGCCTATGAATTTGTGACCGTTATCAACGACAAATACGATTTGGCTTACCGTGATTGTGGTGATGCGTATTTTGAAATGGAACAATACGATAAAGCTAAAGAACAGTTTTTGGAGGCCTTGAACTTGGAAAAAGAGCAAGACGATGAGCTTTTTTACAACATCGGTATATGTGCCTATCAACTGAAAGACTACACTGAGGCCATTGAATATTTCAAACGTGTCATTGAAGTAGTGCCTTCTCATAGCGATGCTTATTTTCAAATTGGCGAATGTCACCGAGAACTCGAACAATGGGATGATGCTTTTGCATCTTATAATCAGGCAGTTAAATTTGCCCTTTCCAAAGATGAATACCTTGTAGCCATAGCAGAACTGTACTACGATTTAGAAAACTACGATATGGCAGTGGTCACATACCGAGAGGCGATTGACATTAATCCAAATGACATCAATTATTGGATTGGCTGGTCGAGAGCTTTTTTCGCTTTGGAGCTTTTTGAAGAAGCTTTGCAAATTGCAGAGATTGCTCAAAAGGATGTGGAGTCGGAGGATGATTCCGAATTGCTGATGATGATTGCTACTTGTTTGTTTGCTTTGGGCAAGAAAAAATTGGCTACTACTTATTTTATTGAAGCGATTCAACTAAATTATGAATCCTATGAATTGTGCTTTGATTTGATGCCTAAATTGCAAGAAAATTCAGAAATATTGGCATTGTTGGAGTTGTATCGGGAGGAATAA
- a CDS encoding ATP-binding protein produces MKVFVFYFFLFWMTTTTSLDVAIAQNQEIDSLTQVLKYIDGSKVRVDILNQLSEAYWYNNTKQAIQEGNLALELAEEIGYEQGIATAFYNLGVSYLVISDFGSALEYLQKSQTLFEEMKDQKGVARSLNYIGATYQQRGNDTLALDYHLKSLRIFEGITDDKGLSSCYNNVAVIHANQGNYPKSLEYFYLSLHIAEKNKDSLRMAFQYNNIATIYQFEKNDSSAMIYYIKAKAISEKIGDLMGVGFGYLGIAQVCHEGVKHECAVENFLAAYDVFKNLEAVFNLAEAQVHLSEIYALIGENDKAMAYAEEGLELSKSIGSLQFVTKLYQNLSAIYANQGDYQKALEAQNNNLLYKDSLYNKQKLETIKDLQTSFELQQKEIENEILEANLNKKLVQNYALMGTVGLVLLFAFALFRSQKKIKKAFSLLTLQKEKIEDQNKAISEQSHKMEEQNHQLSQLAEKLATKNESLNHFTRMASHDLKEPLRNITGLAELMQMNFEGDSENIEFVKFIKDAADRMNHLLEDLIAFARADIGTTHALETVDLNKVLEATKANLRLKIEDTQTQIEHDELPKVAAHFTPIMQLFQNLIANGIKYQKADNQPHIHISVQPNGAKYTISISDNGIGMDPSNLKKIFEPFKRLHTRSEYDGSGLGLATCKKIAEHYGEKIWVESEPDVGTTFYFTLPKATIRVSAITA; encoded by the coding sequence ATGAAGGTTTTTGTATTTTATTTCTTTTTATTTTGGATGACTACGACTACTTCTCTTGATGTTGCCATAGCACAAAATCAAGAGATTGACAGCCTAACGCAAGTATTGAAGTACATCGATGGTAGCAAAGTGAGGGTGGATATTCTGAACCAACTTTCGGAAGCTTATTGGTACAATAATACGAAGCAAGCTATTCAAGAAGGGAACCTCGCCCTTGAATTAGCTGAAGAAATAGGCTATGAACAAGGCATTGCCACAGCTTTTTACAATCTGGGAGTCAGCTATTTGGTGATTTCTGATTTTGGTTCAGCATTGGAGTATTTACAAAAATCTCAGACTCTTTTTGAAGAAATGAAGGATCAGAAAGGGGTTGCTCGGTCGTTGAACTATATTGGAGCAACATATCAACAACGGGGTAATGATACTTTGGCGTTGGATTATCATCTCAAAAGTTTGCGAATTTTTGAAGGAATAACAGATGACAAAGGCTTGAGTTCGTGCTACAACAATGTTGCAGTGATTCATGCCAATCAGGGGAATTACCCTAAATCACTTGAATATTTTTATCTATCACTTCATATTGCAGAAAAAAACAAGGATTCCCTGCGAATGGCATTTCAATACAACAATATTGCGACCATTTACCAATTTGAGAAAAACGATTCTTCTGCAATGATTTACTACATCAAAGCCAAGGCTATATCCGAAAAAATTGGCGACTTGATGGGGGTAGGATTTGGTTATTTGGGTATTGCACAAGTCTGCCATGAAGGGGTAAAACACGAGTGTGCTGTTGAGAATTTTTTAGCTGCTTATGATGTTTTCAAAAATTTAGAGGCAGTCTTCAATCTGGCAGAAGCTCAAGTACATTTATCTGAAATTTATGCATTGATCGGTGAAAACGATAAGGCAATGGCTTATGCTGAAGAAGGATTGGAATTGTCGAAAAGCATTGGTTCATTGCAGTTTGTCACCAAATTATATCAAAACCTAAGTGCCATCTATGCCAATCAAGGGGATTATCAAAAGGCTCTTGAAGCACAAAACAACAATCTTTTGTACAAGGATAGCTTGTATAATAAACAAAAATTGGAGACGATTAAAGATTTGCAAACGAGTTTTGAACTCCAGCAAAAGGAAATAGAAAATGAAATTTTAGAAGCTAATTTAAACAAAAAGTTGGTACAGAATTATGCACTCATGGGAACAGTCGGTTTGGTATTGTTGTTTGCTTTTGCGTTGTTTAGAAGTCAGAAAAAAATCAAAAAAGCTTTCAGTTTACTAACACTTCAAAAAGAAAAAATAGAAGACCAAAACAAAGCAATTTCTGAGCAAAGTCACAAAATGGAAGAGCAAAATCACCAACTTTCACAATTAGCAGAAAAATTGGCAACCAAGAATGAGTCACTCAATCACTTTACTCGAATGGCTTCTCACGATTTGAAGGAGCCATTGCGAAATATAACAGGATTGGCAGAGTTGATGCAGATGAATTTTGAAGGAGATTCAGAAAATATTGAATTTGTGAAATTTATCAAAGATGCTGCCGATAGAATGAACCATTTATTAGAGGATTTGATTGCTTTTGCTCGGGCAGATATAGGAACAACTCATGCTTTGGAAACAGTAGATTTGAATAAGGTTTTGGAGGCTACCAAAGCCAATTTGCGTCTAAAAATTGAAGACACACAGACACAAATCGAACACGATGAACTGCCTAAAGTTGCCGCTCATTTTACGCCCATCATGCAGCTTTTTCAAAACCTCATAGCAAATGGCATTAAATACCAAAAAGCAGATAATCAACCCCATATCCATATTTCTGTTCAACCAAATGGGGCAAAATATACCATCAGCATAAGTGACAATGGCATTGGGATGGATCCCTCCAATCTTAAAAAAATATTCGAACCTTTCAAACGCTTACATACTCGATCAGAATACGATGGTTCAGGATTGGGTTTGGCGACCTGCAAAAAAATAGCGGAACATTATGGTGAGAAAATTTGGGTAGAGTCGGAGCCAGATGTAGGAACGACTTTTTACTTCACACTTCCAAAAGCAACGATTAGAGTATCTGCAATTACGGCATAA
- a CDS encoding glycosyltransferase N-terminal domain-containing protein — protein MKSLNKRFKSSLLLYNIVLYVYFIAIRIAALFNSKAQQWIAGRKNLLQKIQQEFDQTQRIENGKHKKIIWLHAASLGEFEQGRPIMEAIKRQYPDCLLVLTFFSPSGYNIRKNYTVADYVYYLPLDSRRNAQQFIEAIQPDIVVFVKYEFWYYYFEVLHQRNIPIFIISAIFRPQQHFFKWYGSLFRALLQYCEHIFVQNEESLQLLQKIGIHKVSIAGDTRLDRVFDHSESISTIPIIEAFKGNHVLWVAGSTWPKDEEILADFLHKSESIHRSPSAVRRLIIAPHEIGEKHLQQIENLFKDKSIRYSSCDEQTDFQDVQVLIIDNIGLLSGIYIYGEYVYIGGGFGAGIHNTMEAAVFGRPIFFGPNYRKFQEAIDLIEVGAAYPIEGVEDFILKVAKLEQNKTLYKNAAEASRQYVLRNKGGSEVILKKLDIYLTK, from the coding sequence ATGAAATCTCTCAATAAGCGTTTTAAGAGTTCTTTGTTGCTGTATAACATCGTTTTGTATGTTTACTTTATCGCCATTCGCATTGCTGCATTGTTCAATTCCAAAGCACAACAATGGATAGCGGGAAGAAAAAATTTACTGCAAAAAATTCAGCAAGAATTTGATCAAACCCAACGAATAGAAAATGGCAAACACAAAAAAATAATATGGCTACATGCTGCAAGTTTGGGAGAGTTTGAACAGGGACGACCGATTATGGAAGCCATCAAACGACAATATCCTGATTGCTTACTTGTGTTGACTTTCTTTTCACCCTCTGGCTATAACATACGCAAAAATTATACCGTTGCTGACTATGTTTATTACCTACCTTTGGATAGCCGCCGCAATGCCCAGCAATTCATTGAAGCCATTCAGCCAGATATAGTAGTTTTTGTGAAATACGAGTTTTGGTACTACTATTTTGAAGTCTTACATCAGCGTAATATTCCCATTTTTATCATTTCCGCCATATTTCGTCCACAGCAGCATTTCTTCAAATGGTACGGCAGTTTGTTTCGCGCCTTGTTGCAATATTGTGAGCATATTTTTGTGCAAAACGAAGAATCGCTTCAATTGTTGCAGAAGATTGGTATTCATAAAGTAAGCATTGCAGGTGATACCCGTTTAGATCGGGTATTTGACCACAGCGAATCCATTAGCACCATTCCCATTATTGAAGCTTTCAAAGGCAATCATGTACTTTGGGTAGCAGGCAGTACGTGGCCAAAAGACGAGGAAATCTTAGCCGATTTTTTACATAAAAGCGAATCCATACACCGTTCCCCGTCCGCCGTCCGCCGTCTAATCATCGCTCCACACGAAATTGGTGAGAAACATTTGCAGCAAATTGAAAACCTATTCAAGGATAAAAGTATTCGGTATTCGAGCTGTGATGAACAGACTGATTTTCAAGATGTTCAAGTCCTGATTATTGATAATATTGGCTTATTGTCAGGAATTTATATATATGGCGAGTATGTGTACATTGGTGGAGGCTTTGGCGCAGGAATTCACAACACGATGGAAGCCGCTGTTTTTGGGAGGCCTATTTTTTTTGGCCCCAATTACCGCAAATTTCAAGAGGCAATCGACTTGATTGAAGTAGGTGCTGCATATCCCATTGAAGGAGTCGAAGATTTTATATTGAAGGTAGCAAAATTGGAGCAAAATAAAACTTTGTACAAAAATGCTGCGGAAGCAAGTCGGCAATATGTATTGAGGAATAAAGGTGGAAGTGAAGTGATATTGAAAAAGTTGGATATTTATTTGACGAAATAA
- a CDS encoding DUF6733 family protein — protein MENQSLLYCIKDANSIIQEFHILERLFFSSLNFSLMEMLKHCTLFFVFFLLPITCFAQTNLEEKATSTFDIALDLDNAYGFYPGVYGSFGLNKRLSLTFYALMWTNPTYGVPTPSQGTDLWLETGIGIGFSVFSENLYVNPSVGITHGKVLSGGENSLVGEGITPNLVLTSIHDKIDGELYVGYYDALRKGGDIQYKLIQYWLYTGMFVHENIALGLHYEIYSLGDSETSLQKQYEWLGGYVKFLIGEKYSFRFATGKNFLENDQFSPEYYKLSLYLSFM, from the coding sequence ATGGAGAATCAATCTCTACTATACTGCATAAAAGATGCCAATTCAATCATACAGGAATTTCATATCTTGGAGCGTCTATTTTTTTCTTCTTTAAATTTTTCGCTCATGGAAATGCTGAAACACTGCACCTTATTTTTTGTATTCTTCTTACTTCCTATTACCTGTTTTGCACAAACCAATCTGGAAGAAAAAGCAACTTCCACTTTCGATATTGCATTAGATTTAGACAATGCCTATGGCTTTTACCCTGGCGTTTATGGTAGTTTTGGGTTGAACAAACGTTTGAGTCTTACCTTCTATGCTTTGATGTGGACAAATCCAACTTACGGTGTGCCTACTCCTTCCCAAGGAACAGATTTATGGTTAGAAACGGGTATAGGTATTGGGTTTTCAGTCTTTAGCGAAAACCTGTATGTCAATCCTTCAGTTGGCATTACACACGGCAAAGTGCTGTCAGGAGGCGAAAATAGCTTGGTGGGAGAAGGTATTACCCCAAATTTGGTGCTGACTTCAATACACGATAAAATAGACGGAGAATTGTATGTAGGTTACTACGATGCACTACGAAAAGGAGGTGATATACAATACAAATTAATTCAATATTGGCTTTATACGGGAATGTTTGTTCACGAAAACATTGCATTGGGCTTACACTACGAGATTTATTCGTTGGGAGATTCCGAAACCTCTTTGCAGAAGCAATATGAATGGTTGGGTGGCTATGTCAAATTTCTAATTGGCGAGAAATATTCATTTCGATTTGCAACAGGAAAAAACTTTTTGGAGAATGACCAGTTTTCACCAGAATACTACAAACTGAGTTTGTATCTATCGTTTATGTGA